The Pseudopipra pipra isolate bDixPip1 chromosome 8, bDixPip1.hap1, whole genome shotgun sequence sequence ATTCTAAATGCACATCCATTGCTATGGCATGGCTAGAATTTGTACAGGCCTTAATTCAGGCTAGAACAGGTTATGGGCAAGGCTCCTTCCAGCTCCATTTCTTGCAAAGACAAAATGTCAGAGGAGCCAAACATGAGCTAGAAATTATGACATGTTGGAGGTTGAGGTATGGCAGAGAATtacagtataaggtgatgcaTTCTTACTTCATGTATTTGCAGTTCATAGATAAACAGTATCTCTGTAGTGACACTTAACTGATTTATCTCAATAATGCAGAAAATAGGGATGCCAGATCCTTTTCATTCAAGCTATATCCTGACACACTTGGCAATTTGACTTTTGGGAAGTTTCAGTTACTGTCACCTGTAAATTTTCTGGATTCCACAGATCAGAGGCATCAGAGGACACACTACAGATGTGTTCCACTAAAAGCTTTGCAAAGGCACAGCTGAGAAGCCACGCCTACCTAAAAATCCAAGCTTGTTGCTGTACTGGTACCAGCAGCCCTGTGTAACACTGGAACACAAAGTGTTCAGCGCAGCCTGCATGGGCTGCCCCAGAATCAGAATCCTTGGAAGCAGCAGACACTTGCACGGAATTCTTTCCCAGCTAATAAACCATGCAAACACTCACAAAGGTCAATACATGAAGTTACTCCAAAATCTgcatgtttggttttgtttaatttgtgtTATGTCCCTTGATACCCTGACTAATTACAagtttttcagtttatttttgcacccttttttaaagtttgtaaTGAGGGAGACCAACAAAGTTGCTACACGCAGTATATGTACAAAAgcaacaaatacattttattaacAGTAGGCTCTGATCTTCTTGCCCCCTATTGATTCCACTGGAGTACTTCACATTTTTCCATCATCTGAAGAatttaagataaaaaataaatcctttgttaaaaaatatactttcaTCCAACAACTTCCTGGAACATATTCTGAATGTACCAATTCACTTACTGAACTTTAAGTACAGGCcttatctatttttaaaagcagagaataCTAGACATTAttagaataaacaaaaaatagccAGCCAGATCAACTCTGTAACTGCTTTCTAAATTCAGTGCCACCTTGAATGGGAAAAAGATGTCAAATGGGAGTTTCCAGTGCCTTTGGGGCTGGCCCCGGGGTGGTTCTGGCCAGTCTGTCATGTCAGTGAAGGTAACGACAGTTGTCACAGGTACCGTGTGCGCGCTCAGGAACTGCAACGAGAGGGAAAGCACAGTTTAGCAGACAATGCAAAATATATATGCCCCCTCAATTTTCTAATGGACACCCACCACAGATGACTGGCAAGCAAGATGTCTTTATAATGGTAGGAGTTAAGTGTCCTAAGTTTTCAGTGGAGTAAACCCTCCTTCCCCAAATTGATACTTCGCAGGTAAACTGAGGGCACGGGAAAGACCAGTAGCTACTGTGCATCATATGCTACAGATCTCCAAAGTGGCAGCAGTGACTCAAGCTTTGCTAGAGTAAGCCTTCTATTCAGAGGACAGACATATCAGCTAGCTAGTAATAAGAAGAGAAGCAAAGCCtagctttattttttataaaattataaacttTATGTAAGATAAGATCACCTGTCCCTTTGGACAAGTGTTTGCTGCCAGAAACAGACAGAACCACAAGATGAAATCCTTTCAATAAAATGTCAATGAAGCAGGGACCCAATAAAAcaataaatttatttcaatacatttatttctcacttttttttccttctttttttctctttttttctttttttttttttcagccatgttggaagggacctctgagatcatcaagtccaacccttgatccactaccactgtggttactagaccatggcactaagtgtcacatccagtcacatcttaaaaaccttcagggatggaggatccaccacttccctgggcagcccattccaatgtctgattaccctctctggaaagaatttcttcctaatatctaacctaaacctcccctggcagagcttaaaaccatgccctcttgtcttgctgataactgcctgggagaagagaccaacccccacgtggctacaccctcctgtcagggagttgtagagagtgaggaggtctcccctgagcctcctccaggctgaacgaccccagctccctcagcccctcctcacaggacttgtgctccagtcccttcaccaaccttgttgctcttctctggacctgctctaccacctcaatatccttcctgaactgaggggcccagaactggacacagcactcaaggtgtggcctcaccagcgctgagtccaggggcagaatcacttccctggtcctgttggccacactgttcctgatccaggccaggatgccattggccttcttggccacctgggtacactgctggctcatgttcagctgcctTACAGAGAAGTATAAGCCTTGAAATACATGAGCTGCCCAAAAGACTATGTGATGtcaaaaacaaaaaatgcaccaaaatgGGATCCACTGAAACATGCTTAAAAAAGACTATTCATTGTCCTTTATGACCCTGTTAGCTCCTGCTGacatcacagaaccatagaatagtttgggttggaagggacctgtaaAGGTCACCTCGTCCAAGTCCCCTGCAATGAGAAGGGACctcttcaactagaccaggttgttcagagctccatccaacctggccttgagtgCCTCCTTCTGGCTTACAGCCTTCCTCCTTAATTCTTCAAATCTGCTGCCATCAGCATTAGTCTCTTCCTCAGCTACCTGGTGATTTCAGAACCTCTAGAGGAACAGAAATGTCTTCTTACACAGATTATCAGCATGCTGTGGGGTCCGTGAAACAAAAATCAACTCAAATTCCATATCAAGGCTTTAAGAGACAACCAGATAAACACGGAGTAACTGAATCTTTGTAAATACAACTTTATACTGAGCATAAGTTTAAAGTTTGAGTCCTTAAGTGGCAGAAGGTGCTTTGGAGTTGGAAAGAAGGTACCTTTTCCAGTTGTGCAACTGCATGAGGACAGCACTAAACAGATctcaaaacaatttttcatCTATGGAGCTGTTAAATAACAACTCTTGCCATTGCAGCCAGACCACTGCTAAAGTTCAATGAATCTCAACTTAGTTTCAAGACCATTTGACTCCTTGGTTCTTAAGCAACCTGTAAATCCCATTTAATTACCTCTGTGTGTGAGGGAGGGGTTTTAATTACATACCTTCAGGGGTTGACACTGGTAAAAGTACCGTGCACCCAGTATTTGAGCTTGTGGGTTGGACAGAAGGCCCACTTTAGCCCACAATATCTGTATCTCCAGGATCACAGGAACCAAGCAACAGGAAGTGCAATTCGCagcctgaaaataaaatatactcCTATCAACTTAATatagtattttaaaagtgaaaaaggtCCATTATGGTCCAAGTCTAATATTTTGGACAGCATAGGTCACTTCAGCACTAACTCTCTAACTTCTAGTCAGGTCAACCACCCCTTTTGGAGCCATATCCATCTCACTTTCAAACAGAATTTGTCTCAGCTGTACCATTTGGATTTTGCATTCCATTAGGCCACCTGACagattaataattattaatatacAAGCACTTTGGTTGCAAACTTTTAACCTTATTAGGTGATACATAAATATCCCtagaaaatggaaaatcagAAATATCAAATTAATAGCAAGTAACCAGGTGCTATTAGTTCTAGAAGGCTGTCAGAAAACTATGTAATACAACACTGGATTCAGTATTAAACCCTTTTGGCTCACTTAGATAGCAGGAACAGGATTCGGGAAATATGAAATCTGTCAGGGTTTGTTGGGGTTTCTTTTGCTAAGTACTCCAACAGTATGAACCACAACTGCTTACAGGTATTAAGACTCCTAAGAGTCAGAGGATCATCACACAAAGAAAGTCCAGATGCCCACGCTTCCCTGAGGCAATACAAagatatgaaaggaaaaatattcacaGCTGGTCTTCTTGCATTCATATTACCTGCACACTGCAGTTCTGAACCAGAATGGTCGTCCATTCTTCTGTCTGGGTTGAATGAGCACTGCCAGTTATAGCAAGGTCCTCTGCTCTGTTCCCCTGAAAAGCCTTGTATAACTTCTGCTGGATGTAACTACAGTTACTCTCTTCCAGTAATGGGGATAGgctggaaatgagaaaataacaCCTTTGACAAAGTGATTTCCAGGACAAAAATCCCACTATCAACATCCTGCCTTTGTAATGAGTATTTCTTCTGCTCCTGTAATGAGTCAAGAAGTATTGGTATTAAACAGATGCAATCGTCTCTGCaatgagaagggagaaaaatatgGCAGGGTAATGCATGATAAGGAAAACTGACAGCTCTTTAGCCATCTTATCACACCAGGGGTTCTACACCCGCCCTGTCAAAAGAACAATCCAAATCATCAAAACAATCACTTTTAAAGATTCCTTTGTAATTCACTCCTCAAATATAAATTCTAGTCTTGTCCAAGACGTATTGTCACACTACAGCCTCATGATGTCCCAGAAGGCCTTCACAATGTTCAGGTTATTCTAGTGGTCCCCCACCTCTCTGATATCCAGTTCTCTTAGGAGGATATGAAAGATCTGTAGAGACCCATTGGTGACCTCAGGGAAGGACCCTGgctccacagcactgcagagtgCTGAGTCCACACCTTCCAGCTGTGTCAGGAAGGACAACTGCAGAGTGTGTTGTTACCTGAGGTTGCAGCCTGTTCTCATGTTCCTTCCAAACTGTACCGTGTGTCTGAGGAACTGTGAGCAACCTCCATCACTTTCACTCCGTAAAATACTCATCTGACAGACTGCACGTCAAGAAGCCAAATAAAAGCATAAACAGACAGTATTGAACACTCATCTTGTATTTAACAATCCACTCACCCCACACTCCTCCTTTTCCCTATCAGAGGACTACAAAAGTCCAGATAAGGGAGTACCAGAAGTCAAGAAACCCAGTGATAAATAAAAACTGGTAGCAGAAAAAGGATACATGCTGCATGGCACCACTGTTTGCAATCAGCAATGGTGCTCCAGTGATATAGCCAGGGTTTCCACTTCTGGGCAACATATGAGAGAGGGTCTTGGTCTACAAAGatgcaaagggaagaaatagaagaaggggaaaatattgGCATCAATGAGATCCATTAATCTCTGAAGATCAAATTCATATTCtcaaaaatgtaaatgtaagCCATTTTTTGAGTGACTGAATATTATGCACTACTAAAACTCCCATTATTTGTTTCCAAAGTCTCTTTCTTACCTGGAAAGTTCACTTGCAGTCCAGGAGGTAAAAAACTAAGTGTCAGTACCTGAAATGTGGATACTACCAGGAAAGCTCTCAGGACAATGAATTCCTATTGCTCAGCATTTGTGTCTGAGGAAGTGAACAAATCAGTCTGGGCAATTCTACAGATGAACTGCAGAACAAACCCTGCCTTGACCCTGATTCTTAGTGGCACATTCCACTTCTAAATTGTTTTATGGTGAGAGCCTCTGGGGCTAACTTCAACAAGGTTGCACTGCACACTTATCAACCCCTGAGGTCATCACTTACCCAACTTTACATTGCCTCTGTGGGACAAGATTTATGTGAACTTAACACACAT is a genomic window containing:
- the TCTN3 gene encoding tectonic-3 isoform X3 codes for the protein MKFLEKYGRHSFIAPSQVQPSFSAFYRAGDPILIYFDSSSVLSTLRQPVKMGASGLCVDGNPAGFLDSKSTSCTRIFANLSKSCMTDPALDAASYYRDFTVLKVPVSGTIVQSMKVNVTAVAPPGAPHMRDNTCTNVVSEVIYEIEYSGTSGIQSVSVRFKVSNISGNLGSSLQQHFTLHFWTKTLSHMLPRSGNPGYITGAPLLIANSGAMQHMSILRSESDGGCSQFLRHTVQFGRNMRTGCNLSLSPLLEESNCSYIQQKLYKAFQGNRAEDLAITGSAHSTQTEEWTTILVQNCSVQAANCTSCCLVPVILEIQILWAKVGLLSNPQAQILGARYFYQCQPLKFLSAHTVPVTTVVTFTDMTDWPEPPRGQPQRHWKLPFDIFFPFKVALNLESSYRVDLAGYFLFILIMSSILCF
- the TCTN3 gene encoding tectonic-3 isoform X6, whose product is MEILLVPVSGTIVQSMKVNVTAVAPPGAPHMRDNTCTNVVSEVIYEIEYSGTSGIQSVSVRFKVSNISGNLGSSLQQHFTLHFWTKTLSHMLPRSGNPGYITGAPLLIANSGAMQHMSILRSESDGGCSQFLRHTVQFGRNMRTGCNLSLSPLLEESNCSYIQQKLYKAFQGNRAEDLAITGSAHSTQTEEWTTILVQNCSVQAANCTSCCLVPVILEIQILWAKVGLLSNPQAQILGARYFYQCQPLKFLSAHTVPVTTVVTFTDMTDWPEPPRGQPQRHWKLPFDIFFPFKVALNLESSYRVDLAGYFLFILIMSSILCF
- the TCTN3 gene encoding tectonic-3 isoform X4 codes for the protein MGASGLCVDGNPAGFLDSKSTSCTRIFANLSKSCMTDPALDAASYYRDFTVLKVPVSGTIVQSMKVNVTAVAPPGAPHMRDNTCTNVVSEVIYEIEYSGTSGIQSVSVRFKVSNISGNLGSSLQQHFTLHFWTKTLSHMLPRSGNPGYITGAPLLIANSGAMQHMSILRSESDGGCSQFLRHTVQFGRNMRTGCNLSLSPLLEESNCSYIQQKLYKAFQGNRAEDLAITGSAHSTQTEEWTTILVQNCSVQAANCTSCCLVPVILEIQILWAKVGLLSNPQAQILGARYFYQCQPLKFLSAHTVPVTTVVTFTDMTDWPEPPRGQPQRHWKLPFDIFFPFKVALNLESSYRVDLAGYFLFILIMSSILCF